Proteins co-encoded in one Armatimonadota bacterium genomic window:
- a CDS encoding nicotinate phosphoribosyltransferase, with protein sequence MSPLGPLFTDLYELTMMAGYYYHHKQNEPAVFEYFFRKLPNDTGFAIFAGLDDLLDDLSDFRFSDDDLDYLRSLGLFQKDFLEAMKHFKFEGDLWAPPEGTPIFPHEPVVRVQAPLAQAQLIETLLLCRLNYQTLIATKAARVKYAAENDPVLEFGLRRAQGPDGGMSGTRAAIIGGCDSTSNTQAAKCFSVQAVGTQAHSWIMSFPSEIDAFRAYAEVFPKNLILLVDTYDTLSSGVPNAIKVFKELRAKGWTGRPGIRIDSGDLAKLSKEAYKMLAEAGFEDALIVASSELDEMLIADIKRQGAKVNAWGVGTKLMTGGSEPALGGVYKLAAIYENGRWEPKFKITDNPEKMTDPGIKMPIRFYDKNGFIAGDVMFQDDDESWKMGEVVSHDRMVFEQILRFSSHCERHPLLQPVMRQGKRLVPPKPVPEIRAFAQEQIKHIPAEMRRLVNPQTYWVGLSDRLAREKRRAVEEFWQAHGRK encoded by the coding sequence ATGTCGCCATTAGGACCTTTATTCACAGACCTTTACGAATTAACAATGATGGCAGGCTACTACTACCATCACAAACAAAATGAGCCCGCCGTCTTTGAGTATTTCTTCCGCAAACTGCCAAACGACACAGGATTCGCAATCTTCGCTGGACTCGATGACTTGCTTGACGACCTAAGCGATTTTCGTTTTTCCGACGATGACTTAGACTATCTACGGAGCCTTGGCCTTTTCCAAAAAGACTTTCTGGAGGCGATGAAACACTTTAAATTCGAGGGTGACCTGTGGGCGCCGCCCGAAGGCACGCCAATTTTCCCCCATGAACCAGTGGTCAGAGTACAAGCCCCCCTTGCGCAGGCGCAACTCATTGAAACGCTACTTCTCTGCCGGCTCAACTATCAGACCCTAATAGCAACAAAAGCCGCAAGGGTAAAATACGCCGCAGAAAACGACCCCGTCCTCGAGTTCGGCCTTCGTAGAGCGCAAGGACCAGATGGCGGAATGAGCGGAACTCGCGCTGCAATTATCGGCGGCTGCGACTCCACATCTAACACCCAAGCGGCAAAATGCTTTAGCGTCCAAGCCGTCGGGACCCAAGCACACAGCTGGATAATGTCTTTTCCATCGGAGATTGACGCCTTCCGTGCATATGCGGAGGTATTTCCCAAGAATCTAATCCTGCTCGTGGATACATATGACACCCTATCAAGTGGCGTGCCCAACGCAATTAAAGTCTTCAAAGAGCTTCGTGCTAAAGGCTGGACTGGCAGGCCAGGAATTCGTATAGACTCGGGTGATTTGGCAAAATTAAGCAAAGAAGCCTACAAAATGCTTGCCGAAGCCGGCTTTGAGGACGCTCTAATTGTGGCATCAAGCGAGCTTGATGAAATGCTAATCGCTGATATCAAACGCCAAGGTGCAAAAGTAAACGCTTGGGGCGTTGGCACCAAGCTCATGACTGGAGGCTCAGAACCTGCTCTCGGTGGAGTCTACAAACTTGCGGCAATCTATGAAAACGGCCGTTGGGAACCAAAGTTTAAGATTACGGATAACCCCGAGAAAATGACAGACCCTGGAATTAAGATGCCAATTAGATTCTATGACAAAAACGGCTTCATCGCAGGGGACGTGATGTTCCAAGATGATGATGAATCTTGGAAAATGGGCGAGGTTGTCTCACACGACCGCATGGTGTTCGAACAAATACTTAGATTCTCCAGCCACTGTGAGAGGCATCCTCTCCTCCAACCTGTCATGCGCCAAGGAAAGAGACTCGTCCCCCCAAAACCTGTCCCAGAAATTCGAGCTTTCGCCCAGGAGCAAATCAAGCACATCCCGGCGGAAATGAGGCGCCTGGTTAACCCTCAGACCTATTGGGTTGGGTTGAGCGACCGCCTTGCCAGAGAAAAGCGCCGTGCCGTCGAGGAATTCTGGCAAGCACACGGAAGGAAGTAA
- a CDS encoding FAD:protein FMN transferase, translated as MNTTFEKLKAEGQVFVRLRRCAMGCLFELALAGHDEDYLTAAGAEALDLLEPLERQLSVFIPDSEICYINGCAWREPVRVEARLYKLLKLSAHLSEETDGAFDITSGPLVRLWGFAGGGRQSHIPSDKDIQDALKCVGFRYVQFDDEWCTVQFLREGMEFNLGGIGKGYAIDEIASFLMERGVTSGLIHAGTSTVYALGCPPGEEGWKIGIRSGSDSKEIVTTITLKNQALSTSGGYEQYIELDGLRYSHIIDPRTGFPAEGLLSASAITSSATLGDALSTAFFVLGVEGTRDYCKRHSDVSAVLAQKDGSCLQITHSS; from the coding sequence ATGAACACGACGTTTGAAAAACTAAAAGCAGAAGGACAAGTCTTTGTTCGGTTGCGCCGTTGTGCGATGGGATGCCTGTTTGAGCTGGCACTTGCGGGACATGATGAAGATTATTTGACGGCTGCTGGGGCTGAAGCACTTGATCTTTTAGAGCCTTTGGAGCGCCAGCTGAGCGTCTTCATCCCCGATAGCGAGATTTGCTATATAAATGGCTGCGCTTGGAGGGAGCCAGTTAGAGTAGAGGCAAGGCTTTACAAACTGCTCAAACTTTCGGCTCATTTAAGTGAAGAAACGGACGGAGCTTTTGATATTACATCCGGCCCTTTGGTTAGGTTATGGGGATTTGCCGGTGGGGGTAGGCAATCGCATATTCCTTCGGACAAGGACATTCAGGACGCGCTGAAATGCGTGGGTTTTAGATATGTCCAATTTGACGATGAATGGTGTACTGTTCAGTTTCTAAGGGAGGGCATGGAGTTCAACTTAGGGGGAATAGGAAAAGGCTATGCTATTGACGAAATTGCCTCCTTTCTAATGGAGCGTGGGGTTACCAGCGGCTTGATACATGCTGGAACGAGCACCGTTTATGCGCTTGGGTGCCCGCCAGGCGAAGAAGGGTGGAAAATTGGCATCCGTTCAGGAAGTGATTCGAAAGAGATAGTGACAACCATCACTCTGAAAAATCAGGCACTCTCAACATCTGGCGGATATGAGCAATACATCGAGTTGGACGGTTTAAGATATAGTCATATAATAGACCCACGAACAGGTTTTCCTGCAGAGGGATTACTCAGCGCCAGCGCAATAACTAGCTCAGCGACCTTAGGCGATGCTCTCTCAACGGCCTTTTTTGTACTCGGTGTTGAGGGTACACGTGACTATTGCAAAAGGCATTCGGACGTAAGCGCAGTTTTGGCGCAGAAAGATGGAAGCTGTCTACAGATTACTCATTCATCTTAG
- a CDS encoding M55 family metallopeptidase yields the protein MKIYISVDIEGITGLVHFHQYSAESGQQYDMRLQMTREANAAVAGAFEGGATEVLVNDAHGTQKNLIPFELDKRARLILGNTKPLSMMQGIDESFDGAFFVGYHGGAGMQAVCSHTYTDYVSEVRLNGQPAGEVMINAAVAGYFGVPVALVTGDSAVCNEALSILGAVETVAVKEPITRASAKSLHPEIACERIKAAAKSAVERLSELEPFTLEPPIRLAISFTHAGCADRAEIMPGSRRLDAVTVGYESEDFHNLYRGFLTMLDLAGTAA from the coding sequence TTGAAAATTTATATCTCAGTAGATATTGAAGGGATAACGGGACTGGTACACTTTCACCAATATTCGGCAGAAAGCGGCCAGCAGTACGATATGAGACTGCAGATGACGCGCGAAGCAAACGCCGCCGTGGCAGGAGCATTCGAAGGCGGTGCAACCGAGGTATTGGTGAATGATGCCCATGGAACCCAAAAAAACCTTATACCGTTTGAATTGGATAAAAGAGCTAGGCTAATCCTAGGGAATACCAAGCCCCTTTCGATGATGCAAGGGATAGATGAATCATTCGACGGGGCTTTCTTTGTCGGCTACCACGGCGGCGCTGGAATGCAGGCAGTGTGTTCCCACACGTACACCGATTATGTGTCAGAGGTTAGATTAAACGGACAGCCTGCCGGCGAGGTTATGATAAATGCGGCAGTCGCAGGATACTTCGGAGTCCCCGTCGCGCTTGTGACCGGCGATTCCGCCGTCTGCAATGAAGCGTTGTCTATCCTCGGCGCAGTCGAAACGGTAGCAGTAAAAGAACCCATAACAAGGGCTTCAGCCAAAAGCTTGCATCCTGAAATCGCATGCGAGCGGATTAAAGCCGCCGCTAAGTCAGCCGTTGAGCGGCTATCGGAGCTGGAACCATTTACATTGGAACCCCCTATCCGATTAGCGATATCCTTTACACACGCTGGCTGTGCGGACCGCGCGGAAATCATGCCTGGCTCACGGAGATTGGATGCCGTCACAGTCGGCTACGAGTCAGAAGACTTTCACAATCTTTATCGCGGATTTCTGACAATGTTGGACTTAGCGGGAACAGCCGCATAA
- the nagZ gene encoding beta-N-acetylhexosaminidase, translated as MNLKEKIGQLLMFGWQGETAEENLKVSAHARALVEEFKVGGIILLGRNVQNPEQVANTLNELQSLSKLPLFIAADQEGGLVTRLKDPFTIFPGNMALGATRSPDYCYKAANTIAEELLAVGVNFNFAPCVDVNINPDNPIIGVRSYGESPELVAELGVAAIKGYQSAGILACAKHFPGHGDTSVDTHLSLPVIPYDRDRLNAVELKPFAEAIKAGVASIMTSHIAFAALDGKLPATLSKSILTNLLREEMGFDGLVVTDCLEMKAIADNFGTAEAAILALNAGVDILLACHTLEVQAEIRDALIRAVESGEVPEQRVDEAVERILAAKEKFDIESKRFVKVEKLRTVIGADDHRNLELEIAHKAVTVLRNKDKILPLKLGENDQILVLGMHPATESFAQAIRKYHKNTKHLRVSASPSPEEISRINQLMKQSKVALLTTCPSEPWTRGFIKEKIQAEFVSRMLNSKTPAVIVTVREPYDLRHFPDSRTCIATYGYPAATVQATADLIFGKVRPSGRLPVSVPGYADFGAGISF; from the coding sequence ATGAATCTAAAGGAGAAAATTGGACAGCTCCTAATGTTCGGCTGGCAGGGTGAAACAGCCGAAGAAAACCTGAAAGTGTCCGCTCACGCTCGTGCGCTTGTTGAAGAATTCAAAGTAGGCGGAATTATCCTTCTTGGAAGGAACGTTCAAAATCCAGAGCAGGTTGCAAATACCCTAAACGAGCTCCAAAGCCTTTCGAAGCTCCCCCTTTTTATAGCGGCCGACCAAGAAGGCGGCCTAGTTACGCGCCTTAAGGACCCATTCACCATCTTTCCAGGGAACATGGCTCTTGGAGCTACAAGATCGCCGGATTACTGCTACAAAGCCGCGAATACAATTGCTGAGGAGCTATTAGCAGTCGGCGTTAATTTTAACTTCGCACCATGCGTTGACGTAAACATCAATCCAGATAACCCCATCATCGGCGTACGGTCGTACGGGGAATCACCTGAACTTGTCGCAGAGCTGGGAGTTGCCGCTATAAAAGGCTACCAATCCGCTGGAATCCTTGCCTGTGCCAAGCATTTCCCCGGACATGGCGATACTTCGGTCGATACTCACCTTTCACTGCCTGTTATCCCTTACGACCGCGATCGCCTAAACGCAGTTGAACTAAAACCCTTCGCTGAGGCAATAAAAGCCGGCGTGGCATCAATCATGACAAGCCACATTGCCTTTGCCGCACTCGATGGCAAACTGCCAGCCACCCTTTCAAAAAGCATTCTCACCAACCTCCTCAGAGAAGAAATGGGATTCGACGGCCTTGTCGTTACCGACTGTCTTGAAATGAAAGCCATCGCAGACAACTTCGGCACCGCCGAAGCCGCAATTCTCGCCTTAAACGCCGGTGTGGATATCCTGCTCGCTTGCCACACTCTCGAAGTTCAGGCAGAAATCCGAGATGCGTTAATCCGAGCAGTTGAATCAGGCGAAGTACCAGAGCAGAGAGTGGATGAGGCTGTCGAAAGGATACTTGCTGCAAAAGAAAAATTCGACATTGAGTCAAAACGCTTTGTTAAGGTGGAAAAGCTTCGAACGGTCATTGGCGCAGATGACCACCGCAATCTCGAACTCGAAATAGCGCACAAAGCCGTAACCGTGCTTAGGAATAAAGACAAAATACTGCCGCTCAAACTTGGCGAAAATGACCAAATACTTGTGCTAGGGATGCATCCAGCGACCGAGTCGTTCGCTCAAGCAATAAGAAAATATCACAAAAATACAAAGCACTTACGCGTAAGTGCTTCGCCCAGCCCCGAGGAGATTTCTCGGATAAACCAGTTGATGAAGCAGTCGAAAGTTGCGCTTCTAACAACTTGCCCTTCGGAGCCGTGGACGAGAGGCTTTATTAAAGAAAAAATCCAAGCCGAATTTGTAAGTCGCATGCTGAATTCCAAAACTCCCGCCGTGATTGTAACTGTAAGGGAACCATACGACCTGCGGCATTTCCCCGATTCGAGAACGTGCATAGCAACTTACGGATACCCCGCAGCAACCGTACAGGCAACCGCAGATTTGATATTTGGCAAAGTAAGGCCAAGCGGCCGCCTCCCCGTAAGCGTTCCCGGATACGCAGATTTCGGGGCCGGTATTAGCTTCTAA
- a CDS encoding Gfo/Idh/MocA family oxidoreductase: MVEDYKLSRRDFLKGSAATGAALSLGVYGGNAALAEPKVIGANNRILVGIIGCGNKGTSHLRGLVQKSKNEGKVAVVAVCDIYERRKQRAKEISGAEVYHDYRKLLERKDIDAVVIATPDHWHAPMAIDAMQAGKDVYLEKPMTYTWEEAKKVAQVAKETNRVLQVGAQSCSDDRWWQANKLIKEGAIGKVLWTSASFCRNSVKGEWNYPIDEDASPDNLDWNAWLGPAPKREFDKERYFRWRKYWDYSGGIATDLFYHTLSHLQIALGPEFPKRVSAGGGIYVQHDRDVPDTFHMIIDYPSDHSIVLCSSMANRQGITEMIRGHEATMYFEEPGVVIRPENEFKDLKQEIRVALNERPSHMDNWLDCIRTRNKPHLDADTAYKVMVAIALGVESYRKEKVMRFDSEKEEVV; the protein is encoded by the coding sequence ATGGTTGAGGATTATAAATTGAGTAGGCGCGATTTTCTAAAAGGCTCAGCGGCTACTGGGGCCGCTTTGAGCTTGGGCGTTTATGGCGGTAATGCCGCACTTGCTGAACCTAAGGTAATTGGCGCGAACAACCGCATTCTGGTGGGAATTATCGGCTGTGGAAACAAGGGGACAAGTCATCTCAGGGGTCTAGTTCAGAAATCAAAAAACGAAGGGAAGGTTGCGGTTGTTGCGGTATGCGACATCTACGAGCGCCGAAAGCAGCGTGCAAAGGAAATCTCTGGTGCAGAAGTATATCACGACTATCGTAAGCTTCTTGAGAGAAAGGACATCGATGCCGTTGTTATTGCCACTCCGGATCATTGGCATGCGCCTATGGCGATTGATGCCATGCAAGCTGGAAAAGATGTGTACCTTGAGAAACCAATGACGTACACATGGGAGGAAGCAAAAAAGGTGGCGCAAGTTGCCAAAGAGACAAATCGCGTCCTTCAGGTGGGCGCACAATCCTGTTCTGATGATAGGTGGTGGCAGGCAAACAAGCTGATTAAAGAAGGAGCAATTGGCAAAGTGCTTTGGACTTCCGCGAGCTTCTGCCGAAACTCAGTTAAGGGTGAATGGAACTATCCAATTGACGAAGATGCTAGCCCGGACAACCTTGATTGGAACGCATGGCTTGGCCCTGCTCCAAAAAGGGAGTTCGACAAGGAGCGGTACTTCAGATGGAGAAAATATTGGGATTACTCAGGCGGGATTGCAACCGACCTTTTCTATCACACACTTTCGCATCTTCAAATTGCCCTTGGTCCTGAGTTCCCAAAGCGCGTCTCAGCTGGCGGTGGGATTTATGTCCAGCACGACCGCGATGTGCCTGATACGTTCCACATGATTATTGACTATCCGAGTGATCATTCCATCGTGCTTTGTTCCTCCATGGCGAATAGACAAGGCATAACCGAAATGATCAGGGGTCACGAAGCAACGATGTACTTTGAGGAGCCAGGAGTAGTTATTCGCCCGGAGAATGAATTCAAGGATTTGAAGCAAGAGATTAGGGTTGCTCTCAATGAGCGGCCCAGCCATATGGATAATTGGCTTGATTGCATCAGGACTAGGAACAAGCCTCATCTCGACGCCGATACCGCCTACAAAGTTATGGTAGCAATTGCTCTCGGGGTTGAGTCCTATCGCAAGGAGAAGGTCATGCGGTTTGATTCCGAAAAGGAAGAAGTAGTTTAG
- a CDS encoding zinc ribbon domain-containing protein has translation MPIYEFKCQNCGTRFEKLCNINSAASGINCPNCGASEVRRLISAFYSHGSSSPSSSGSSSCACCQKSSCAGCK, from the coding sequence ATGCCAATATACGAGTTTAAGTGCCAAAATTGTGGAACGCGGTTTGAGAAACTCTGCAATATTAACTCTGCAGCGAGCGGTATAAATTGTCCAAACTGCGGCGCTTCTGAGGTGCGCCGTCTAATATCTGCATTTTATTCACATGGTAGTAGCTCACCTTCGAGTTCAGGCTCGTCGAGCTGTGCGTGTTGCCAAAAATCAAGCTGCGCGGGTTGCAAATAA
- a CDS encoding nucleoside 2-deoxyribosyltransferase, whose protein sequence is MFEPIPDFERLRKALTCDGEPDRVPLCELGISPTVMPQFIGREAKNLEDYAEFYAKAGYDYLKVTPIYNWNPEGRVPKEGVRRGAGKAADTDTEVSIQYAPEGEGIITTLEDFETYPWMDVEDVDFSVFDQANKILPDGMQIIGHQGDIFTNAWCLMGFETFSYAMVEEPELIEAMCHKCGEIIYEIFEVIAEQENIGALWLSDDIAYTEGLMVSPLFLRKHIFPWFKRIGNLARKIDVPYMYHSDGDLWQVMDDLIDDIGFNALHPIEPKAMDIKELKEKIGDRVCLIGNIDLGYTLTRGTPEEVEEEVKERIRDIAPGGGYCVGSSNTVPYYVPSENFRAMVEATLKWGKYPISI, encoded by the coding sequence TTGTTTGAACCAATCCCCGACTTTGAGCGCCTACGCAAGGCTTTAACCTGCGATGGAGAACCCGACAGAGTTCCGCTATGCGAATTGGGCATTAGTCCGACAGTTATGCCGCAATTTATCGGGCGAGAGGCGAAAAATCTTGAGGACTACGCAGAATTCTACGCGAAGGCGGGCTATGACTACCTGAAGGTAACCCCAATTTACAATTGGAATCCCGAGGGCAGAGTGCCAAAGGAAGGCGTTCGCAGGGGAGCTGGCAAAGCCGCAGACACAGATACCGAGGTGAGCATTCAGTATGCTCCAGAAGGCGAGGGGATAATTACAACACTTGAAGATTTCGAGACCTACCCCTGGATGGACGTTGAGGATGTGGATTTCAGCGTCTTTGACCAAGCGAACAAGATACTCCCCGACGGCATGCAGATAATAGGCCACCAAGGCGACATCTTTACCAACGCTTGGTGTTTGATGGGATTTGAGACATTCTCCTATGCGATGGTTGAAGAGCCAGAGTTAATTGAAGCCATGTGCCACAAGTGCGGGGAGATAATCTACGAAATCTTCGAGGTTATAGCCGAGCAGGAAAACATCGGCGCTCTTTGGCTTTCCGACGACATTGCATACACGGAAGGCCTAATGGTTTCGCCATTGTTCCTAAGGAAGCACATATTCCCGTGGTTCAAGCGCATTGGGAACCTAGCGCGCAAGATAGACGTCCCATATATGTATCACTCTGACGGCGACCTTTGGCAGGTAATGGATGACCTAATAGACGACATCGGATTCAACGCACTGCATCCGATTGAACCGAAGGCGATGGACATAAAAGAGCTTAAGGAGAAGATTGGCGACCGCGTTTGCTTGATTGGAAACATCGACCTAGGATACACGCTCACCAGAGGCACGCCCGAGGAGGTAGAAGAAGAGGTTAAGGAGAGAATACGCGATATTGCGCCGGGCGGCGGGTACTGTGTTGGTTCTAGCAATACCGTGCCTTACTACGTTCCTTCCGAGAACTTCCGCGCAATGGTGGAAGCAACGCTCAAATGGGGAAAATACCCAATCAGCATTTAA
- the metG gene encoding methionine--tRNA ligase, which translates to MDKVFYITTPIYYVNDVPHIGHTYTTTAADVLARFKRLQGFRVLFGTGTDENAPKVAEAAEAKGQTPQEFVDEIVSEYLETWKRMHIAYDDFIRTTEERHRRVVEAVFEKLLKSGDIYKDFYKGWYCIYDETFFRESEVVDGLCPNPECRRPVRWVEEENYFFRLSAYGDRLLEYIESHPDFLGPEFRKNEVISFIKAGLRDACVTRASYGWGIPVPGDPEKVIYVWFDALLNYLTMAGYLSDERKFAEVWPPDVQLMAKDIFVRFHSTLWPAMLMGLDLPLPKRIYAHGFWTAEGEKMSKSKGNVVAPVQLAEEIAAMSQADLDIAIDAVRYYLMREVTFGLDGDFSRAGLIGRFNSDLANDLGNLLNRTLPLLHRHRGGVVPEPAADDEQSRNLADTVLKMVEEVAECIDRLQFSEALSSIWGVVARANKYLEEQAPWRLAKDETNGLRLDTILYTVLETVRTIAIVIQPFMPTVSQAIWSQLGIPEPLSEQSWDDAAAWGKLKPGTRTAEPKPIFPRIETKKIALTQAGESKRPAPAVAAERKEDKQVEQISFEEFKKIDLRIGRIVAADKVAGADKLLQLKVDLGTEQRQIVAGIAQWYSPEELVGREIVVVANLAPAKIRGVESKGMLLAADVDGTAVLLQPDKEVPPGSGVR; encoded by the coding sequence ATTGACAAAGTATTCTACATAACAACGCCTATTTATTACGTAAATGATGTGCCACATATTGGCCATACGTACACCACTACCGCCGCAGATGTCCTAGCTCGGTTCAAGCGTCTGCAAGGATTCCGAGTGCTGTTTGGCACAGGCACCGATGAAAATGCACCAAAAGTTGCAGAAGCTGCTGAGGCAAAAGGGCAAACACCTCAAGAGTTTGTGGATGAAATTGTCTCCGAATACCTAGAGACTTGGAAGCGCATGCACATCGCTTACGACGACTTCATTCGCACAACTGAGGAAAGACATCGTCGCGTTGTAGAAGCAGTGTTCGAAAAGCTGCTTAAAAGCGGGGATATTTACAAGGACTTCTATAAAGGATGGTACTGCATCTACGATGAAACCTTTTTCCGAGAATCCGAAGTCGTCGATGGCTTGTGCCCCAATCCTGAGTGCAGAAGGCCAGTTCGCTGGGTAGAAGAAGAGAATTATTTCTTCCGCCTCTCGGCATACGGCGATCGCCTGCTCGAGTACATTGAGTCGCATCCGGATTTTCTTGGCCCAGAATTCAGAAAGAACGAGGTAATCAGCTTTATCAAAGCTGGTCTAAGAGACGCTTGTGTTACGCGAGCTTCTTATGGATGGGGCATTCCAGTCCCCGGCGATCCAGAGAAAGTCATCTACGTTTGGTTCGACGCCCTTCTTAATTATCTCACCATGGCAGGATATTTGTCAGATGAACGGAAGTTTGCCGAAGTATGGCCGCCCGATGTTCAACTTATGGCAAAGGATATCTTTGTAAGGTTTCATTCCACGTTGTGGCCTGCCATGCTAATGGGCTTAGATTTGCCGCTTCCTAAGCGTATATATGCACATGGGTTCTGGACCGCCGAGGGTGAGAAGATGTCGAAATCAAAGGGGAATGTCGTAGCGCCGGTGCAGCTCGCGGAAGAAATTGCCGCCATGTCGCAAGCAGACTTGGATATCGCCATAGATGCGGTGCGCTACTACCTTATGCGTGAGGTAACTTTTGGGCTAGATGGCGATTTTTCACGCGCTGGTTTGATTGGGCGATTTAACTCAGATTTAGCAAACGACCTTGGAAACCTCCTGAATCGAACTCTGCCGCTTCTTCACCGCCATCGGGGCGGTGTCGTGCCCGAGCCGGCGGCTGACGATGAGCAAAGCAGAAACCTTGCTGACACGGTCTTGAAAATGGTCGAAGAGGTTGCGGAGTGCATTGACCGCCTGCAGTTCAGCGAGGCGCTTAGTTCGATTTGGGGTGTAGTCGCCCGTGCAAATAAGTATTTGGAAGAACAAGCGCCTTGGCGACTTGCAAAAGATGAAACAAACGGCTTGCGATTAGATACCATACTGTATACTGTGCTAGAAACAGTTCGCACAATTGCAATTGTCATACAACCCTTTATGCCTACGGTTTCGCAAGCTATTTGGAGCCAGCTCGGCATACCCGAGCCGCTTTCAGAGCAGTCTTGGGATGACGCGGCCGCTTGGGGAAAGTTGAAGCCGGGAACACGCACAGCCGAACCTAAGCCGATATTTCCGCGAATAGAGACCAAAAAGATTGCTTTAACTCAGGCTGGCGAAAGTAAACGCCCCGCACCAGCGGTGGCGGCAGAACGCAAGGAGGATAAGCAAGTGGAGCAAATTTCGTTTGAAGAATTCAAGAAAATTGACCTGCGTATCGGGAGAATTGTTGCCGCCGATAAAGTCGCCGGAGCTGACAAGCTCCTCCAGCTTAAAGTTGATTTAGGAACAGAGCAAAGACAAATTGTTGCAGGAATAGCTCAATGGTATTCACCTGAGGAATTGGTTGGGCGTGAAATTGTTGTAGTGGCTAACCTAGCTCCCGCAAAAATCCGCGGCGTGGAATCAAAAGGTATGCTTTTGGCAGCAGACGTTGACGGCACAGCGGTGCTATTACAACCCGATAAAGAAGTTCCTCCTGGCTCTGGCGTAAGATAA
- a CDS encoding Gfo/Idh/MocA family oxidoreductase produces the protein MTEQDSLSRRDFLKGSAAAVAAMSVGVFGAAQTKAKASDVEPVICGFIGTGSQGQLDLGRLMRVSGVKVAAVCDIYPPHLKKGMEIAQTLRGYTDYRWMLDRKDIQAICIATPLYLHAQMAIDAMQAGKHVFTEKMMAYSIDQAKAMVKTARETGKILQVGHQRRYSPMYHHAYDLVKQGVLGKITHVRLMWNRNGSWRRAVPEPKYERLLNWRLYREYSQGLMAELGSHLLHVTNWFLEATPLSVMGMGGIDYWKDGREVYDNVNVIWEYPGGVKVYFQSLTTNQFDGCYEQFMGDKGTLVLGSKALLYPEPKAEKLAWSDFAHKEKVDGKEAILLDAGATKKLDEQAAKKGEEISGREANKDDYLSEMESFISCIREGKQPACNAEEGLCATVTCLLANEAMDKGKKLVFTPDMFKA, from the coding sequence ATGACAGAGCAGGATTCATTAAGCAGAAGAGATTTCCTTAAGGGTTCGGCTGCTGCTGTTGCGGCAATGTCGGTAGGAGTCTTTGGAGCGGCCCAGACGAAGGCAAAGGCAAGCGATGTAGAACCCGTCATTTGCGGTTTCATCGGCACTGGCAGCCAGGGGCAGCTCGATTTAGGGCGGCTCATGCGCGTTAGCGGAGTGAAAGTCGCGGCGGTATGCGATATTTATCCGCCGCACCTGAAAAAGGGGATGGAGATAGCGCAGACGCTCAGGGGATATACAGATTATCGGTGGATGCTTGATCGAAAGGATATTCAGGCGATTTGCATTGCAACGCCCCTTTATCTTCATGCTCAGATGGCAATCGATGCAATGCAAGCCGGAAAGCATGTCTTCACAGAGAAAATGATGGCATATTCAATTGACCAGGCAAAGGCAATGGTAAAGACAGCACGCGAGACTGGCAAGATCTTGCAGGTCGGCCACCAGCGTAGGTATAGCCCGATGTATCATCACGCTTATGATTTGGTGAAGCAAGGCGTTTTGGGCAAGATAACACATGTACGCCTGATGTGGAACAGAAATGGGAGTTGGCGTCGTGCGGTTCCAGAACCTAAGTACGAAAGATTGCTAAACTGGCGTTTGTATCGCGAGTATTCGCAGGGCCTTATGGCCGAGTTGGGCAGTCATCTACTACATGTGACGAATTGGTTTCTCGAGGCGACGCCTCTTTCTGTGATGGGTATGGGAGGCATAGACTATTGGAAGGATGGCCGCGAAGTTTACGACAACGTAAACGTCATTTGGGAATACCCGGGCGGCGTCAAAGTATACTTCCAGTCTTTGACCACAAATCAATTTGACGGCTGCTACGAGCAGTTTATGGGCGACAAGGGCACCCTGGTATTGGGAAGCAAGGCACTGCTTTATCCCGAGCCTAAGGCAGAAAAGCTTGCGTGGAGCGATTTTGCACACAAGGAAAAAGTTGACGGCAAGGAAGCAATCCTTCTGGATGCCGGTGCTACGAAAAAATTAGACGAGCAGGCTGCTAAAAAGGGTGAGGAAATAAGCGGCCGAGAGGCGAATAAGGACGACTACCTTAGTGAGATGGAATCGTTCATTTCGTGCATACGCGAGGGCAAGCAACCAGCATGTAATGCCGAAGAAGGACTGTGCGCCACCGTCACATGCCTTCTTGCAAACGAAGCAATGGATAAAGGCAAGAAGCTGGTTTTCACGCCCGATATGTTCAAGGCATGA